In a single window of the Acetivibrio clariflavus DSM 19732 genome:
- a CDS encoding FN3 associated domain-containing protein, with translation MEAMKKKRRIIAIIVSLLIPITFYIGDFYFTSKIHHFEKYKTVEPTEKEYGHTLYKCKHCGMIKSDNYVEPTSYLMPNIVINEVCGANDSLLPDENGDCFDWIELYNPTDRTINLLGFGLSDKKTDLFKYTFGDVEIKPNGYLVVYAVGDEVLESFDTNILYANFKLTSKGESIYLTLPTGKIIDRITYPELKGNESYSRFEVNNEVVYKITKGTPLEENKEFVTVKPPVFSANSGFYSNPFMLYLESESDTEIYYTLDSTEPNKNSIKYEGPILVKDATPNENVYRMKKDTTIYKEKFPNELVDKATIIRAIAYDKDGNSSEIVTKSYFVGLDKYKNTNVISLVTEPDNLFDEEKGIYVKGIDYKEWELGKKEGEAPFLNWKNRGFLWERPAEISYFDKGNLVLEQKLGIRIRGAGSRNFQQKSFNVFARKFYDGNNRLLTPLFNELSFPKSFILRACNYKEGFLQSLVSNRSISTQKSKPCILFIDGEYWGEYHILERYSTHYLEEHFKINKSTFARE, from the coding sequence ATGGAAGCTATGAAAAAGAAAAGAAGAATTATTGCTATTATAGTTTCTTTACTTATACCAATTACTTTTTATATAGGGGACTTTTATTTTACATCTAAAATACATCATTTTGAAAAATATAAGACTGTTGAACCAACTGAAAAAGAGTACGGGCATACATTATACAAATGTAAGCATTGCGGTATGATAAAGAGTGATAATTATGTTGAACCGACAAGCTACTTAATGCCTAATATTGTAATTAATGAGGTATGTGGCGCTAATGATAGCCTTTTGCCTGATGAAAATGGTGATTGTTTTGATTGGATAGAGTTATATAATCCTACTGATAGAACTATCAATTTATTGGGATTTGGATTATCAGATAAAAAGACTGATTTATTTAAATATACCTTTGGAGATGTTGAAATTAAACCAAATGGGTATTTAGTTGTATATGCAGTTGGAGATGAAGTTTTAGAAAGCTTTGATACAAATATATTATATGCTAATTTTAAGTTGACTTCAAAAGGCGAATCTATATATCTTACACTTCCTACTGGAAAAATTATAGATAGAATAACTTACCCAGAATTAAAAGGTAATGAATCTTATAGCAGATTTGAAGTAAATAATGAAGTTGTTTATAAAATTACTAAAGGAACTCCGTTGGAAGAAAATAAAGAATTTGTTACTGTTAAACCTCCTGTTTTTTCTGCCAATTCTGGGTTTTATAGTAATCCGTTTATGTTATATTTGGAATCTGAGTCTGATACAGAGATATATTATACTCTAGATAGTACAGAACCGAATAAAAATTCAATAAAGTATGAAGGACCTATTTTAGTAAAAGATGCGACTCCTAATGAGAATGTTTATCGGATGAAAAAAGATACAACTATTTATAAAGAAAAGTTTCCAAATGAATTAGTTGATAAAGCAACTATTATAAGGGCAATTGCTTATGACAAAGATGGTAATAGTAGTGAGATTGTAACAAAAAGTTATTTTGTAGGATTAGATAAATATAAGAATACTAATGTGATTTCTCTAGTTACAGAACCAGATAATTTATTTGATGAAGAGAAAGGTATTTATGTTAAAGGGATTGATTATAAGGAATGGGAACTTGGTAAAAAAGAAGGCGAAGCACCTTTTTTGAATTGGAAAAATAGAGGATTTCTTTGGGAGAGGCCCGCAGAAATCAGTTATTTTGATAAAGGGAATTTAGTTCTTGAACAAAAGCTTGGCATAAGAATACGAGGTGCTGGTTCTCGAAACTTTCAACAAAAAAGTTTTAATGTGTTTGCAAGGAAATTTTATGATGGTAATAATAGGTTATTGACTCCATTATTTAATGAGCTATCTTTCCCAAAATCATTTATTTTACGTGCATGTAACTATAAAGAGGGCTTTTTGCAAAGTTTAGTTTCTAACCGTAGTATATCAACGCAAAAGTCAAAACCATGTATTCTTTTTATAGATGGTGAATACTGGGGTGAATATCATATATTAGAGAGGTACAGTACTCACTATTTAGAAGAGCATTTTAAAATAAATAAATCAACTTTCGCACGTGAATAA
- a CDS encoding sugar transferase, with the protein MYKSNKLAYANLGQFFLDVIFLILSYIVAYHISSNLDKLNRISEFIWVPIVFIPIWILIMMSLDMYNKTTFNYNDRIIRNILFSSFVSGMFLTFVMFFVKETMCSKTLFVNFIITTVFITVIERMIYIYFINKFRSINAANVIFVGVPEKALEYAYYIRKTNVKINVIGYVSIYNNKPFKSKKTLGYIDDLENILKSNPVDQVIFTLPTGYAGEFGKYVHLCEEMGITVKMVVDLYDLKIAKTYMEYIGTLPVITFHSVSVNTFELAMKRLVDIIGAIVGLIITGIASIFIVPAIKLTSPGPAIFTQERVGLNGRIFKIYKFRTMYVDAEERKKELMKQNEVCGGLMFKIKSDPRVTKVGKFLRKTSLDELPQFFNVLKGDMSLVGTRPPTIDEVSKYENYHRRRISFKPGLTGMWQVNGRSNITDFEEVVSLDTQYIDEWSLWLDIKIILKTILVVLKGKDAY; encoded by the coding sequence ATGTACAAGTCTAACAAACTAGCTTATGCTAATTTAGGTCAATTCTTTCTTGATGTAATTTTTTTGATTCTGTCATATATTGTAGCATATCATATTTCTTCAAATTTAGATAAATTAAATAGAATTTCGGAATTTATATGGGTTCCTATTGTTTTTATACCTATATGGATATTGATTATGATGAGCCTTGATATGTACAATAAGACTACTTTTAATTATAATGACAGGATTATCAGAAATATTTTATTCTCTTCATTTGTTTCCGGAATGTTTCTTACCTTTGTAATGTTTTTCGTAAAAGAAACCATGTGCAGCAAAACTTTATTTGTAAACTTTATAATAACCACTGTTTTTATTACAGTTATTGAGAGAATGATATATATCTATTTCATCAATAAATTCCGCAGCATTAATGCTGCAAACGTAATTTTCGTGGGAGTACCTGAAAAAGCTTTGGAATATGCTTATTATATTAGAAAAACGAATGTAAAAATTAACGTAATAGGTTACGTTAGCATTTACAACAACAAACCTTTTAAAAGTAAAAAAACTTTGGGATACATAGATGATTTAGAAAATATATTGAAAAGTAATCCTGTGGATCAGGTCATATTTACATTGCCTACCGGTTATGCAGGTGAGTTCGGAAAATATGTTCATCTGTGCGAAGAGATGGGTATTACAGTAAAGATGGTTGTTGACTTGTATGATTTAAAAATAGCAAAGACTTATATGGAATACATAGGCACTTTACCGGTAATAACTTTCCATTCTGTAAGTGTAAATACTTTTGAACTTGCAATGAAGCGACTAGTAGACATTATAGGTGCAATTGTTGGTCTTATTATTACAGGAATTGCATCAATATTTATAGTTCCTGCAATTAAGCTAACTTCTCCTGGACCGGCTATTTTCACGCAGGAAAGAGTTGGGCTAAACGGTAGAATTTTTAAGATATATAAGTTCAGGACAATGTATGTGGATGCTGAAGAGAGAAAGAAAGAACTTATGAAACAAAATGAGGTATGCGGTGGATTAATGTTTAAAATAAAGTCCGATCCTAGAGTTACGAAAGTTGGTAAGTTTTTGAGAAAGACAAGCCTTGACGAGCTACCGCAATTTTTTAATGTATTAAAAGGAGATATGAGTCTTGTAGGAACACGACCACCTACAATTGATGAAGTAAGTAAATATGAAAATTATCATAGAAGGAGAATAAGTTTCAAGCCTGGTCTTACTGGGATGTGGCAGGTAAATGGAAGAAGCAATATAACGGACTTTGAAGAAGTTGTAAGTTTAGATACTCAATACATAGATGAATGGTCATTATGGCTGGATATTAAAATAATTTTGAAAACTATATTGGTTGTATTAAAAGGAAAAGATGCTTACTAA